In the genome of Dehalogenimonas sp. THU2, the window GTAAGAGTCCTGGTATACCCATTAACAATAAGGCTGTTGTGGCAGCATCGGACTCAAATTCGGATGTGAAGCCCTGGTAGTTCTGGATGCCGAAGAGTATTAAAGCTACTCCCACAACTCCAATGAGTATCTCGTACCAGGCCATTTTGACACCCTTGCCCCGTAGCCAGAACCACAGCACGGTGAGACCGGTAGCCACAATAAGAGCAGCGATAAACCACATTTCCGATTACCTCCTTTTATTTCAACCTATTTCAGGGACCTTACATCTTCCACTGACCCTTGGTGGCGCGGATGTGGGTGGGCGTGCCATGAGAAGGTAGAGCCATATCCCACCAGTCATCCGGGCGCAGAGCTGCCTGACCGGTTCCGAATACATCGGCCAAGCTGGCGAAGAAGCTGTTAAAGATGCCAGTGGTGGCTGCCGTCGCACGGATCACGTTATGCGCCAGTGCCGCTCTGTCCTCACCGAACGGGCAGACGCCGAAGCAGGACCGGCCGCCGCCGGCATCTCCCATGATCTCAACTGGAGCGCAACCGTAATACTGCGTGTAATAGTTATAACAAGAGACCTGATTGGTCCAGAATAATTTGATTCCGGGATTTTTATAGATTGTTGGCAGACCTTCTGTCAGCGGGATGTCCCATGAAGGCTCTTTGTCCAGCGAAATGGAATTGGACGGA includes:
- a CDS encoding LPXTG cell wall anchor domain-containing protein produces the protein MWFIAALIVATGLTVLWFWLRGKGVKMAWYEILIGVVGVALILFGIQNYQGFTSEFESDAATTALLLMGIPGLLLLVVAGILIKRRNRAVS